The following coding sequences lie in one Gadus macrocephalus chromosome 1, ASM3116895v1 genomic window:
- the LOC132462030 gene encoding interleukin-17 receptor B has protein sequence MHIFLFLGEPIRAIINIYIYSINVHLLKEPSWSGHEDGYEYTTILVALFGVVLAGSVVLGSCLILYKAYKAHIVVSGDFCLLPASGEPPVCVLLVYPAECPAFQGAVVALAEFLQEHGGFSVAVDLWQQGQIAELGPMRWVAGQAKAADRVLVVCPQTISCHSHHGFLGPSVPASASDLYPLVLNMVASHAKNPSELALFWAVQLGKSQDDSPRRLPGELTACKMFSLTKDLHKLCRSLHNRKQDSLIQRRPHIFYNEKSMMKLHEAIGQLTEHQSSITAEQEHFNSVVVTV, from the exons atgcatatatttttatttttgggggAGCCGATCAGAgccataataaatatatatatatattcaataaatgtacatttattgAAAGAACCAAGTTGGAGCGGACATGAAGATGGGTACGAGTACACAACCATTCTGGTGGCTCTCTTTGGAGTGGTGCTGGCTGGCTCTGTCGTCCTTGGTTCATGTCTGATCCTTT ATAAAGCCTACAAAGCGCACATCGTGGTGTCCGGGGACTTCTGCCTACTCCCTGCGTCCGGTGAGCCGCCCGTCTGTGTGCTGCTGGTGTACCCTGCTGAGTGTCCGGCCTTCCAGGGGGCGGTGGTGGCTCTGGCCGAGTTCCTCCAGGAGCACGGAGGCTTCAGTGTGGCCGTGGACCTCTGGCAGCAGGGACAGATAGCCGAGCTGGGCCCCATGCGCTGGGTGGCCGGTCAGGCCAAGGCtgcagacagagtcctggtcgtCTGCCCCCAG ACCATTAGCTGCCATTCCCACCATGGCTTTCTTGGACCCTCAGTACCGGCCTCTGCCAGTGACCTTTACCCACTGGTTCTCAACATGGTGGCCAGCCATGCCAAGAACCCCAGTGAGTTGGCTCTGTTCTGGGCCGTGCAGCTAGGCAAGAGTCAGGATGACAGCCCTAGAAGACTCCCAGGGGAACTCACAGCCTGCAAGATGTTTTCTCTAACAAAGGACCTCCACAAGCTGTGTAGAAGCCTCCATAACAGGAAACAGGACTCTTTGATTCAAAGAAGGCCACATATATTCTACAACGAAAAGAGCATGATGAAGCTGCATGAGGCAATAGGGCAGCTCACCGAGCACCAGTCTAGCATAACTGCAGAGCAAGAGCACTTTAATTCTGTAGTCGTCACTGtataa
- the actr8 gene encoding actin-related protein 8 isoform X2, protein MVEQAIWSKKMSTGLRRTPVSAEQARSYNRQVRPAVLDSSSRLKWTNTGQQPQYLVGDEAVYVSPSDGYDVHWPLVRGHLNVHPGPGGSLTAVLADLEAIWGHVINKQLEIPLKDLKYYRCILLVPDIYNRQHIKEMVNMLLLNMGFSAIIVHQESVCATFGSGLSSACVVDVGDQKTSLCCVEDGVSHRNSRLCLSYGGADVTRTFFWLLQRAGFPYRECQLSNRLDCQLLQQLKELFCHLNQDISGLQDHEFRTRFPEAPALLYHIRLGDEKLQAPMGLFYPTTFGIVGQKMTSLPYRSQGDPEDPHDEHYLLGTQSKQDQSSKCSADRKPLSRPAGAVDSELTGPGGSAEPSDPHRLSSGGGGGGAGGSQGEMELGPAQAECLMGPGEAEEQQPSALLSRKSAIMGQFESKALGLDKAILHSIDCCASDETKRKMYSSILVVGGGLMFHGAQEFLLHRIINKMPPSFRRLVDNVEVITRPKDMDPWLISWKGGAVLACLDTSQEMWIHQREWQRFGVRMLRERAAFVW, encoded by the exons ATGGTGGAACAGGCCATTTGGTCTAAGAAGATGTCTACTGGACTGCGGAGGACGCCTGTGTCagctgaacag GCCAGGTCATATAACCGGCAGGTCCGTCCAGCGGTTCTGGACAGCAGCTCCAGGTTGAAGTGGACCAACACGGGCCAGCAGCCTCAGTACCTGGTTGGGGACGAG GCCGTGTATGTGAGTCCGTCGGACGGCTACGACGTGCACTGGCCGCTGGTCAGGGGTCACCTCAACGTGCACCCAGGCCCCGGGGGCTCGCTCACAGCTGTCCTGGCCGACCTGGAGGCCATCTGGGGTCACGTGATCAACAAGCAGCTGGAGATCCCGCTGAAAGACCtcaag TATTACAGATGCATCCTGTTGGTCCCTGATATATACAATAGACAGCACATAAAGGAGATGGTCAACATGCTGCTGCTGAACATGGGCTTCtcag CCATCATCGTGCACCAGGAGTCCGTGTGCGCTACGTTTGGTAGTGGCCTGAGCAGTGCCTGTGTGGTGGACGTGGGCGACCAGAAGACTAGTCTCTGCtgcgtggaggacggggtgtccCACCGCAACTCCAG GTTATGTTTGTCTTATGGTGGTGCAGATGTCACCCGCACTTTCTTCTGGCTCCTGCAGAGGGCGGGCTTTCCCTACAGAGAGTGTCAGCTCTCCAACAGGCTGGACTGTCAGCTACTTCAGCAACTCAAAGAGTTGTTCTGCCATCtcaatcag GACATTTCGGGACTACAAGATCATGAGTTTCGTACGCGTTTCCCAGAAGCCCCAGCTCTTCTTTACCATATTCGACTTGGTGATGAGAAGCTACAG GCACCAATGGGTTTGTTCTATCCAACCACATTCGGCATTGTGGGCCAGAAGATGACGTCATTGCCGTACCGTTCCCAAGGCGACCCCGAGGACCCTCACGATGAGCACTATCTGCTCGGTACTCAGAGCAAACAGGACCAg TCCTCCAAATGCTCCGCGGACCGCAAGCCCCTCTCCAGGCCCGCGGGGGCGGTGGACAGTGAGCTGACGGGCCCAGGCGGCAGCGCGGAGCCCTCCGACCCGCACAGGCTCAGcagcggcgggggcggcggcggcgctggagGCAGCCAGGGGGAGATGGAGCTGGGACCGGCCCAGGCTGAGTGCCTGATGGGCCCAGGAGAGGCGGAGGAGCAGCAGCCCTCCGCACTGCTGTCCAGGAAGTCGGCCATCATGGGCCAGTTTGAGAGCAAGGCCCTGGGCTTGGACAAGGCCATCCTGCATAGCATTGACTGCTGCG CGTCGGACGAGACCAAGCGCAAAATGTACAGCTCCatcctggtggtggggggaggactGATGTTCCACGGTGCTCAGGAGTTCCTGCTCCATCGCATCATTAACAAGATGCCACCGTCCTTCCGAAGGCTGGTGGacaatgttgaggtcatcacACGCCCCAAG gacaTGGACCCGTGGCTGATCTCTTGGAAGGGAGGGGCGGTGCTGGCCTGCTTGGACACCTCCCAGGAGATGTGGATCCACCAGCGGGAGTGGCAGCGCTTCGGTGTCCGCATGCTCCGCGAGAGAGCCGCCTTCGTGTGGTGA
- the actr8 gene encoding actin-related protein 8 isoform X1 — translation MTQAEREQENGKEREKEREKEKDKDQQRGVKRPIVPASIPESLQEQIQTNFVVVIHPGSRTLRIGRATDTLPVSVPHVIARKHKQSGQPKHEDPWLLRDGLNKPESNEQRQNGLKMVEQAIWSKKMSTGLRRTPVSAEQARSYNRQVRPAVLDSSSRLKWTNTGQQPQYLVGDEAVYVSPSDGYDVHWPLVRGHLNVHPGPGGSLTAVLADLEAIWGHVINKQLEIPLKDLKYYRCILLVPDIYNRQHIKEMVNMLLLNMGFSAIIVHQESVCATFGSGLSSACVVDVGDQKTSLCCVEDGVSHRNSRLCLSYGGADVTRTFFWLLQRAGFPYRECQLSNRLDCQLLQQLKELFCHLNQDISGLQDHEFRTRFPEAPALLYHIRLGDEKLQAPMGLFYPTTFGIVGQKMTSLPYRSQGDPEDPHDEHYLLGTQSKQDQSSKCSADRKPLSRPAGAVDSELTGPGGSAEPSDPHRLSSGGGGGGAGGSQGEMELGPAQAECLMGPGEAEEQQPSALLSRKSAIMGQFESKALGLDKAILHSIDCCASDETKRKMYSSILVVGGGLMFHGAQEFLLHRIINKMPPSFRRLVDNVEVITRPKDMDPWLISWKGGAVLACLDTSQEMWIHQREWQRFGVRMLRERAAFVW, via the exons ATGACCCAAGCTGAGAGAGAACAAGAAAacggaaaggagagagagaaggaacgcgAGAAGGAGAAAGACAAGGACCAGCAGCGTGGGGTCAAGAGACCTATCGTCCCAGCATCTATCCCCGAGTCCCTTCAAGAA CAAATACAGACCAACTTTGTAGTCGTGATTCACCCTGGTTCAAGGACGCTACGAATCGGGAGAGCGACAGACACTCTACCAGTGTCGGTACCCCACGTAATCGCTCGCAAACACAAGCAAAGCGGACAGCCGAAACATGAAGACCCCTGGCTTCTGAGGGATGGCCTGAAT AAACCAGAGAGTAATGAGCAGCGGCAGAATGGCCTCAAAATGGTGGAACAGGCCATTTGGTCTAAGAAGATGTCTACTGGACTGCGGAGGACGCCTGTGTCagctgaacag GCCAGGTCATATAACCGGCAGGTCCGTCCAGCGGTTCTGGACAGCAGCTCCAGGTTGAAGTGGACCAACACGGGCCAGCAGCCTCAGTACCTGGTTGGGGACGAG GCCGTGTATGTGAGTCCGTCGGACGGCTACGACGTGCACTGGCCGCTGGTCAGGGGTCACCTCAACGTGCACCCAGGCCCCGGGGGCTCGCTCACAGCTGTCCTGGCCGACCTGGAGGCCATCTGGGGTCACGTGATCAACAAGCAGCTGGAGATCCCGCTGAAAGACCtcaag TATTACAGATGCATCCTGTTGGTCCCTGATATATACAATAGACAGCACATAAAGGAGATGGTCAACATGCTGCTGCTGAACATGGGCTTCtcag CCATCATCGTGCACCAGGAGTCCGTGTGCGCTACGTTTGGTAGTGGCCTGAGCAGTGCCTGTGTGGTGGACGTGGGCGACCAGAAGACTAGTCTCTGCtgcgtggaggacggggtgtccCACCGCAACTCCAG GTTATGTTTGTCTTATGGTGGTGCAGATGTCACCCGCACTTTCTTCTGGCTCCTGCAGAGGGCGGGCTTTCCCTACAGAGAGTGTCAGCTCTCCAACAGGCTGGACTGTCAGCTACTTCAGCAACTCAAAGAGTTGTTCTGCCATCtcaatcag GACATTTCGGGACTACAAGATCATGAGTTTCGTACGCGTTTCCCAGAAGCCCCAGCTCTTCTTTACCATATTCGACTTGGTGATGAGAAGCTACAG GCACCAATGGGTTTGTTCTATCCAACCACATTCGGCATTGTGGGCCAGAAGATGACGTCATTGCCGTACCGTTCCCAAGGCGACCCCGAGGACCCTCACGATGAGCACTATCTGCTCGGTACTCAGAGCAAACAGGACCAg TCCTCCAAATGCTCCGCGGACCGCAAGCCCCTCTCCAGGCCCGCGGGGGCGGTGGACAGTGAGCTGACGGGCCCAGGCGGCAGCGCGGAGCCCTCCGACCCGCACAGGCTCAGcagcggcgggggcggcggcggcgctggagGCAGCCAGGGGGAGATGGAGCTGGGACCGGCCCAGGCTGAGTGCCTGATGGGCCCAGGAGAGGCGGAGGAGCAGCAGCCCTCCGCACTGCTGTCCAGGAAGTCGGCCATCATGGGCCAGTTTGAGAGCAAGGCCCTGGGCTTGGACAAGGCCATCCTGCATAGCATTGACTGCTGCG CGTCGGACGAGACCAAGCGCAAAATGTACAGCTCCatcctggtggtggggggaggactGATGTTCCACGGTGCTCAGGAGTTCCTGCTCCATCGCATCATTAACAAGATGCCACCGTCCTTCCGAAGGCTGGTGGacaatgttgaggtcatcacACGCCCCAAG gacaTGGACCCGTGGCTGATCTCTTGGAAGGGAGGGGCGGTGCTGGCCTGCTTGGACACCTCCCAGGAGATGTGGATCCACCAGCGGGAGTGGCAGCGCTTCGGTGTCCGCATGCTCCGCGAGAGAGCCGCCTTCGTGTGGTGA